Proteins co-encoded in one Setaria viridis chromosome 9, Setaria_viridis_v4.0, whole genome shotgun sequence genomic window:
- the LOC117837280 gene encoding uncharacterized protein: MAGLLQLIKDLYFGPPPGKGVIQDLEYAMRTKGGLTKEEDTKLQIANLVPTAAFALFSGLGSYAGWFSLGLGNKLLGFPPSPVFARFCAATGGAYIMGTAMYRGTLHECPVSLLNTEGRMKMELANIILTKHSDDAYLVKAMKKHFFAEHLFDDLHQDQPLLRWHPRRSYTDSAFVERLKEIEAINSNDEARSVSGETTADNKPSGDLMEDPLACILGSPGDVESNNPPGKTSTVLKRSELRARRRSHRHHHRHADDKFAAL, from the exons ATGGCGGGGCTGCTGCAGCTCATAAAGGACCTTTATTTTGGCCCCCCGCCTGGCAAG GGAGTGATACAAGATCTGGAGTACGCCATGCGGACCAAG GGCGGCTTGACCAAAGAGGAGGACACCAAGCTTCAGATTGCCAATTTAGTTCCAACTGCGGCCTTCGCTTTGTTCTCAGGATTGGGCAGCTATGCAGGGTGGTTTAGTCTCGGCCTAg GAAACAAGTTACTTGGGTTTCCACCTAGTCCTGTATTTGCAAGGTTTTGTGCAGCTACTG GCGGCGCTTATATCATGGGAACTGCCATGTATCGTGGAACCTTGCATGAATGTCCTGTATCGCTTTTAAACACTGAAGGACGCATGAAGATGGAGCTAGCTAACAT AATACTTACTAAGCATAGTGATGATGCATACCTGGTCAAAGCTATGAAAAAACACTTTTTTGCGGAGCATCTGTTCGATGACCTGCATCAAGATCAACCACTTCTAAGGTGGCACCCACGCCGTTCATATACCGACAGTGCCTTTGTAGAAAGATTGAAGGAAATTGAAGCTATCAACTCCAATGATGAGGCCAGATCAGTTTCTGGAGAGACAACTGCAGACAAT AAACCATCTGGAGACCTGATGGAGGATCCACTTGCTTGTATACTTGGTTCTCCAGGTGACGTGGAAAGCAACAATCCCCCTGGAAAGACCAGCACTGTCCTGAAGCGAAGTGAGCTGCGAGCCCGCAGGAGAAGTCACCGGCATCATCATCGGCATGCTGATGACAAGTTTGCTGCATTGTGA